The nucleotide window GCCGGCCGGGTGCTGGCGCAGGACGCTGTGGCGCGGCGCTCGAACCCGCCGCGTCCGAATTCCGCCGTCGACGGCTACGGTTTCGCCCATGCCGCCACGCGCGAGGGGGTGAACCGCCTGCCACTGGTCGCCGGGCGCGCCGCCGCCGGGCAGCCGCATGACGCCGCCGTGCAGGCAGGCTCGGCGATCCGAATCCTGACCGGCGCGATCCTGCCCGAGGGCGTCGATACTGTCGTGCTGGAAGAGGACACCGCCACCGACGGCGCCACCGTCGCCTTCGACGGTCCGGTGAAGCCGCGCGCCAACACCCGCGAGGCGGGCGAGGATGTCTCGGAAGGCACCACCGCGCTGACCGCCGGCCATCGCCTGCGGGCACCCGATCTCGCGCTGCTCTCGGCGCTGGGCGTGGCCGGGGTCTCGGTGCACCGCCCGCTGCGGGTGGGGGTGCTGTCGACCGGCGACGAGATCGTGCCGGCGCCCGACAGTCCCGCCGCACCGCACCAGATCTACGACGCGAACCGCCCGATGCTGCTGTCGCTGGCCGAGGGCTGGCATTATCAGCCCGTCGATCTCGGTCACGCGCCGGACGACCCGGACGAGATCGCGGCGCGGCTGTCGCAGGGCGCGCGCGACGCGGATGTCATCCTGACCTCGGGCGGCGCCTCGGCGGGCGACGAGGATCACGTCTCGGCGCTGCTGCGATCACGCGGCACGCTCACCAGCTGGCGCATCGCGTTGAAGCCGGGGCGGCCCCTGGCGCTTGCCATGTGGGACGGCACGCCGGTCTTCGGCCTGCCGGGCAACCCGGTCGCGGCGCTGGTCTGCGCGCTGGTCTTCGCGCGCCCTGCGTTTTCGCTGATGGCGGGGGCGGGCTGGCAGGAGCCCTGCGGCTTCACCGTGCCGGCTGCTTTCTCCAAGCGCAAGAAACCGGGCCGCCGCGAATACCTCCGGGCCCGTCTCGACGCGCAGGGCGCGGCCGAGGTCTTCCGGTCCGAGGGCTCGGGCCGGATCAGCGGGCTGAGCTGGGCCGACGGGCTGGTCGAACTGCCCGATGGCGCGGTCGAGGTCACGCCCGGCACCCCGGTGCGCTACATTCCCTACGCCTCCTTCGGGCTGGTCTGAGCGTGGCTCAGCCCTTGCGGATCAGGTAGACCTGCGCGCCGTCTTCCTCGGCAGTGGCGAGCAGCGCGTGCCCGGCCTCGGCGCAGAAATGCGGCACGTCGATCACCGCCGCCGGGTCGTCGGCCAGCACGCGCAGCACCTCGCCGGACCCGAGCGCCTGCAGCCGCTTGCGGGCCTTCAGGACGGGCAGGGGGCAGAGCAATCCGCGCGCGTCGAGCTCCTGCTGCCATGTGATGTCGTCGGCGCTGGTCCCGGTCATTCCGAATCCTCCACCGAGCCATGCACAGCGAACTGGTCGAGCGCCGCTTCGGGCGCCTCGATCACGCGGTAGGCCTCGCGGACGCCGGCATCGGTCAGCTCACGGGCAACGGTGAGCAGCGTGTTGGGCGCGTGCTCGTCGCAGAGGTCGGCCATCTGGGCCAGCTCCTCGGCGGCGACGGGGCGGGCCACCTCGACCGAGGGCGCGCCATACCACTGCACGAAATGCTCGGCGAGCAGGTCGGTCAGCGCGGTCATCTCGGCGGGCTGGATCTCGGTTACCGCGACGAAGGTGACGCGGCCGCCGGTCTCGATCCCGAACCAGCCGTTGGCAAAGGCCTGCCGGGCCTTGCCCTCGAGGTCGCTCCGGGTCCAGTTCGAGAACTCGAAGCCGCCCGAGATGCACCACTCGCCGGTGCGCGCCGGGCTGGCGTAGACGCGCATGTCGCTTTCGTCGAAATGGGTCGCGCGGGCCAGTTTCATGGGGCCTCCTCCAGAAGCGTGGTCAGCGGGATGACGTCGGTGCCGTCCTCGGTGCGCAGGAGCATTCCGAACGCCTCGTCGACGCCGAGGAAGGTGCCGCTCCGGCCGTCCTGCACGACATCCTCGCCGATGCCATGCGCGAGCCCGCGCCATTCGGCGTGCAGCGGGCGGCCGCCCTCGTCTTCCCAGCGGTTGATCCAGTTGAGGGTGTGCCGGGCCCATGCCTCGACCAGCGCGGGCGGCTGCACGTCTGCGCACCCCTCGGCGTAAAGCGCGGTCTGGTCGGGGGTGTCGCCGGGCCGGTCGCTCGCCGGCAGCAGCGGCAGGGTGAAGCCCACCACCAGCCACGCCGGCACCGCCTGCGGGTCGTGGTCCGAGGCGAAGACCCGGAACCGCCCGCAGGCCGCGCCGTTCACGAGAATGCCGCCGGACCAGTCGAGATGCACCGAGACCTCGGGCGGGGCCAGCACGCCAAGCGCATTCTGGAAGCCCACGCCGCAGACCGGCAGCATCGCCATGGCCTGTTGCAGCGGCACCTCGGGGGCGAAGACCAGCGCGCCCTGCACCACGTCGGGGGCAGCACGCCAGGCCACCAGCCCGGCGTCGCAGCCCGCGGCTGCCCGCATGCAGGCGTGCTCGAGCGCGTCGGTCGTGACCTCTTCGCCCCAGAGCAGCGGCGGGAAGCTCAGCTCGGTGGTGCTCATGCGACGCCCTGCGCCACAAGGGCGCTCGCGACATCGTGGAAGGCCTTTGCCCGCGTGCCGTCGGGCTCGCTTACCACGATGGGCGCACCGCCGTCGCCGCCCAGACGGATCTGCAGGTCAAGCGGAACCTCGGCCAGCAGCGGCACGCCGAGCTTCGCGGCCTCGGCGGCGACGCCGCCATGCCCGAAGACATGTTCCTCGTGGCCGCAGCTCGAGCAGATGTGGGTCGACATGTTCTCGATCATGCCGAGCAGCGGCACGTTCATCTGGCGGAACATGTCGATGCCCTTGCGCGCATCCAGAAGCGCCACGTCCTGCGGCGTGCTGACGACGATGGCGCCATCGACCTGCGCCTTCTGGCTCAGTGTCATCTGCACGTCACCGGTGCCCGGCGGCAGGTCGACGAGCAGCACGTCGAGCGCGCCCCATTGCACTTGAGTCAGCATCTGCTGCAGTGCCCCCATGAGCATCGGGCCACGCCAGACCACCGCCTGGTCCTCGTTGGTCATCAGCCCGATCGACATCATCGTGACGCCGTGGTTGCGCAGCGGCAGGATGGTCTTGCCGTCGGGGCTGGCCGGACGGCCCGACACCCCGAGCATGCGCGGCTGCGACGGCCCGTAGACGTCGGCGTCGAGCAGCCCGACGCGGCGCCCCTGCTGCGCCAGCGCGCAGGCGAGGTTCGCCGCAACGGTCGACTTGCCGACGCCGCCCTTGCCGCTGGCGATGGCGACGATATGCGCCACGCCGGGGACCTTCTCCGGCCCCTGCGGTTTCGGCTTCGCGCCCCCGAGATCCGGCGGCGCCTTCTCGGTGTGGCCGGTCATCACGATCGAGACCGCGCCGACCCCGTCGATCGCCTTGAGCGCTGCCTCGGCCTTGTCCTTGACGACGGTGTAGGCGTCGGCGGCCTTGGGCGGGATTTCCAGCACGAAGCGCACCGCGCCGGTGGTTTCGTCGACGTTGAGGGCGCGCACCACGCCGCTTTCCATGATGTCGTTCCCCGAGGCCGGGTCGGCCACGGTCTTCAGCGCGGCGATGACCGCGTCGCGGCTCGCGGCCATGCGGTTACTCCTGCCCCTTGATCTCGCCCGTGACCTCGTGGCTGAGGTCGAGCTCCTCGATGGTGACCACGGCCTTGACGGCATAGGTCTTGCCGGCGGTGTCATGCTCGCGCATGGCTTCCTCGATGGCCTGCTGCGAGGTCACGCCGACCTGCTTCAGGAACTTGCGCATCGACATGTTGAAATCGTCGCTCATGGTCTTTCCTTCCTCGAGATTGACGGGCCGCGCCCCCGAAGCCTACTGTCGGGGCATGGGAGGACGCGGGTTTCTAATTCTTCTGTGGGCCGCTCTGCTGCCCGTCGCCGCTCTGGCGCAGGACGCCCCGGTGCGGCTGCATGCCCCCCGACGCGCTGCGCGAGACGGGGCTCATCGACCACATCCTGCCGCGGTTTTCGCTGAAAACGCAGGTCCGGGTCAAACCCTCTGCCGAGGGCGAGGCCGACATCGCGCTTGGCGACACCGGGCCGGCGGTCTTCAGCGGCCCCGGCGAGCGCGTCTGGCAGATGGACCTGCGCCACCCCGACAACGCCGACGCGAAACGCCTTGCCGACTGGCTGATGTCCGAGGTCGGGCGCAACACGGTGCAGAGCTACGCGCCCGAGGGCACGCCGCTCTTCGGTCCGCCGCCGGCCCGCGAAACCGCTGCCGCCAAGGTCAGCATCGATGGCGATGCCGTGCTCGGGCTCGAGGTATCGCGGACGAAGTGCACGCGGTGTCACTCGGTCGAGGCGGGCACCGGGTTCGCTGGCATCTCCTCGACGCCGAGCTTTGCCGTGCTGCGCAGCCTGCCCGACTGGGCCGACCGCTTCGATGCCTTCTACGCGCTGAACCCGCACCCGGCGTTCACCCAGGTCGAAGGCGTGTCCGAGCCCTTTCCCGAGAACCGCCCGTCGCCCATCGTGCCCATCGAGATGACCCTCGACGAGGTCGAGGCGGTGCGGGCCTATGTCGCGACGATGAAGGCCGCCGACCTGGGCGCGCCGCTCCAGCATCAGTGATCGCGCCGCTTGCTGAGATAGTCGTCGGTGGTGCGCACGCGCGGCCGCTCGCCGGCCTCGAAGGGGTTGTTCTGCGAATGATACTGCGCGTTGACGCGGCAGTCGTCGCACATCTGGATCATCCGCAGCTTGTCGCCGCCCGCGAACATCGAATGCCCTTCGAGCTTCTCGGTGATCCGCTCGATGGTCGACTTCACGCCGAAGAGCGCGCCGCATTCGATGCAGGCAAAGGGCTCTTCCTCGTTCAGCACCTGCTGTGACAGCGCCGCGTCGCTGAGGTCGAGCCGGGGCTCGTAGGCGATGGCGTCCTCGGGGCAGACATTCGCGCAGAGCCCGCACTGCAGGCAGGCGTCCTCCTGGAAGCGCAGCTGCGGCAGGTCGGGGTTGTCGCCGAGCGCCCCGGACGGGCAGAGCGACACGCAGGCCAGGCAGAGCGTGCAGGCGTCGGTATCGACCAGAACGGCGCCGTAGGGCGCACCCTCGGGCAGCGGCAGCGTCTCGGCATCGGGATGCAGCGCGCGGGCGGCCTGCCGGGTGATCTGGCGACGGGTGCCCATCGGGCGGACCGGCGCCGCGACCGGGGCGGGCGCGGTTTCGTCGTAGAGCGCATCCGACACCGCGTCGGGGTCGGGCGTGTCGAGCAGGGCGAGCTTGTCCTCACCGCCGATGGCGCGGGCCAGCGTGAGCTGTGCGACCAGCGCCTCGCGGTCGGCCCCGGGCCCCGGCAGCAGCGTGACCGAGGCGAAGCCCGCGCCAAGGGCGGCCACCATCTCGGCATGGCCGAAGGCCCCGATCGCCGGAAGTTCCATCGGGATCACGTCGGCGGGCAGGCCGCGCCCGTGGCGGGCCGACAGCCGGATCATCTCGGCGCCATGCGCATCATGTACCAGCAGGCGCGGCGCGCGGCCGCCGGCATCGAGGAAGCTGCGCGCCAGCGTCTGCACGCGGTGGAACACAAGGTCGACCGGCGGCGCGTCGTAGGAGATCGCGCCGGACGGGCAGGCCGCCGAGCAGGCACCGCAGCCGGCGCAGACCATCGGGTCGACGGTAACGTGGTCGCCATCGGGCAAGATGGCCCCGGTAGGGCAGAGGTCGAGGCAGCGGGTGCAGCCGGTCTGCCCGGCCCGCGAATGGGCGCAGAGCAGCGGCTCGGTGCGTACGTGCAGCGGCTTCTCGAAGGTGCCGACGAGATGCGAGGCGGCAAGGATCGCGGCGGCCACCGCCGGTTGGCTGCCGGGATCGGCCCGCAGGTAGCCCTCGCGCTTCTCGTGTGCGGGGAACAGCGGCCGCGCGCCCCGGCGCAGGTCTAGGATCACGTCGCAGGCCGAGAACGCGCCGTCGCGCGGCTCGGTCAGGGTGAAGTCGCCGCGCCCGCCAGGTTCGACCTGGCGCAGCGCGTCGATGGTCACCTCGAACTGGCCAAGCGCACCGGCGGCGCGGCGCAGCCGGCCGGTGATGATGTCGAAGGCGCGGGTGTCGGGCAGCTCGGTGCCCTCGTCGAGCAGCACCGTCACGCCGAGATGCGGGGCGAGCTGCTCGGCGGCGGCAAGTGCGCTCTCGCCTTCGCCGAGGATCAGGCAGAGCCCTTCCGACACGACGTCCATCGCCTTTTCCGGCGCGGCGGGCAGCAGCGCCTCGGCCACCAGCGCGGCCATCTTCGGCGACTTCGGCGCGGGATCGTCGCTCCAGCCGGCCCGGTCGCGGATGTCGAGCAGCGCCGGCGCAGGCAGGTCCAGTTCCTCGGCCAGCGCCTCGAAGGTGCGGGATTCCTGCGTGCAGCAGAGAATGGCGTCTTCCGTCGCGATGGCCTTTGCGGCGGTTTCCACCTGCCGCGTGCAGAGCGCCGTGCAGGGCTTCGGCACCTCGAGCCCGGTGGCGTTTGCGAGCGCCTCGGCGTCGATGGTCTGCGAGCCCATGCAGTCGCATGTTACGAGTGTCTTGACCAAACGGTCCTCCCCTTCGCCGCCTGTCGGCGCCCTGTCCCGGGCCGTTGCGGTGGCAGGAAAGCTAGAGCCGAATCCGGCGCGCAACAACCGCTTTCCTGCCAGATGGCGGCGTCGGGACGAAATTGTGATTCGCCTTTCGCACGAGACTCGGTGTTCACTCGGGTTGACAGGCTGGTGCGCCGCGCCAGCTCGGAATGGTGCGACAACCTGCGGGATGAGGTGCCGTATTTTTCCTAACGGAAATAAGAAGAAGCGCAGAATCCCCCTTCCCGCGGAGCCCGTCGTGGTTCAAAGTCGTCCGACAAGGGGAGGAGAACGTGACGGCCAATCCCAGCAACGATCAGTACATGCCGGTGGGCGTCGTCTTGCGGCGCACGCCCGGTGCGACGCGCTGGGCGAAATGGGCGTGGCGTGCGGTCGCCGTGCTGCCCGGCGCGGGGCCTGCCGACTGGCGCGAGCTGCGCCGTGACGGTGACGCCGTGGAGTATCATGCAGGAACGCCGACGCTGGAGCTCTACCGCGCCGAGACCGAAGCTTACCTGCACGGCATCACCGCGCAGCAGCCCAGCGTCTGGGTCGTCATGCGCGAGGTTTCTGGCGAGCATCCCTTCGAGATCGTGACCATCACCGCCTCGCCCTACGAGGCGCAGGACTACGGCGACAATGGCGAGGACATCGTCGAGAAGATCCCGATGCCGCCGGGTCTGCTGGCGTGGGTCGGGGATTTCGTGGCGCGCCACCACGTCGAAGAGGAATTCGTCAAGCGTCGCCGCGACCGCGCCAAGACGGGCGGCGTGCAGGACGGCATCGGCGACCCGCGGATCGAGACGGCCTCGGATGTCTACGCCTCGCCCGCGCTCAAGCGGAGGCGGCTGCAATGAGGGACTTCTGGTCACGCCGCAAGGCCGCCGTCGAGGCAGAGGCCCGCGCCGAGCAGCAGGCGACCGAGGCCGCGCTGCGCGCCGAGGAAGAAGCGAAGCTTGCCGAGCGGTCCGACGAGGATCTGCTCGCCGAGCTCGACCTGCCGCTGCCCGAAGAGATCACCAACGGCGAGATGGTCCAGCGCTACCTGAAGTCTGCGCTGCCGCAGCGGCTCAAGAACCGCGCTCTGCGCCAGCTGTGGAAGACCAATCCGGTGCTCGCCAATCTCGACGGGCTGGTCGATTACGACGACGATTTCACCGACGCGGCGACCTGCGTGCCGAACCTCCAGACCACCTACCAGGTGGGCAAGGGGCTGCTCGCGCATATCGAGCATATCGCCAAGACCACCACCGAGGCCGCGCCGGAGCCGACGCCCGTCGCGCTGGCCGACGACGATGCGCTGGCCGATGACGTACCCGCCGACCCCGAAGACACCCCCGACAATGCCGCCCCCGAAGCGCCGCGCGACATCGCGCTGGCCAATGGCTCAGAGCGCGCGTACGAGCCAGACGCCGAGCCGGCCGCGCGGCCCGCGTCGTCGCGCCGGATGCGCTTCCGCTTCGAGGCAAGCTGACCCATGAACGAGAAGACCATGACCGCAGCCGCAGAGACCCGTATCCCCGAAGAAGACCGCCTTCGCGCGGACCTCTACAATTTCCTCGGCGTGCTGCTGGCCCGCCCGCCCGATCGCGGGCTGCTCGACCAGACGGCGGCGCTGACCGGCGACACGAGCGATGTCGGGCAGGCCGTCTCGACGCTGGCCCGGGTCGCGAAGCTGACCAAGCCCGCCACGGTCGAAAGCGAATACAACCGGCTCTTCATCGGGCTGGGGCGCGGCGAGCTGCTGCCCTACGCGAGCTACTACCTGACCGGCTTCCTCAACGAGAAGCCGCTGGCGCTTTTGCGGCAGGACATGACGGCGCGCGGGCTCGCCCGGGCCGACACCGTCTTCGAGCCAGAGGACAACATCGCCAGCCTCATGGAGATGATGGGCGCGATGATCGTCGGCCGCTTCGGCGCGCCCGCGTCGCTGGGCCAGCAGAAGGATTTCTTCAACAGGCATATCGGCCCCTGGGCCGGGCATTTCTACACGGATCTGGAAGCCGCCAAGAACTCGGTCTTCTATGCACCCGTCGGCCGTCTCGGCCAGGTGTTCATGGAGATCGAGGCCGAGGCGTTCCGAATGAGCGCGGGCTAAGCCGCGCCTGACCGGCGGGGGACCGCCAAGCAACTGGAAGGAGTACCAACGGATGACAGAGAAAGCGGACAAGGCCTCGAGCCGCCGCGATTTCCTGAAGCTGGCGGGATCGGCCGCGCCGGCAGCGGCGGTGGCCGCGGCAACGGCCGGCACGGAGGCGGAAGCCGCCGAACCCGATCCCAGCTCGGATCGCATGCAGGACACAGCGCACACGCGCGCCTACTACGCCGCCGCCCGGTTCTGAACCGGACGCAGCACCCGAACAGGCATGGGACGACTGGTTGCGTGACGCCCGACTGACCCGAGCCATTATACGTTTACCAAGCGAGCGAGGCACCATTCGGGGGCCGAGCGAGCACGGGAGGTGGAAACATGTTGAGGAAAAAGACCAACGGGGTAGCGCGACGCCCCCAGCGGACAAGTATCCTTTCCGAGGCCGGCAAGGCTTCGGTGGACCGGCGCACGTTCCTGCGCGGGTCGGGTCTGGCCATCGGCGGTCTTGCCGCGGTGGCCGCAACAGGCGGAACCGTGACGAGGGCGAATGCCGCCACGGCCGCGACCGGAAAGGTCGACATCAAGAAATCCGTCTGCACCCACTGTTCGGTGGGCTGCACCGTGATGGCCGAGGTGTCGGACGGCGTCTGGATCGGGCAGGAGCCCGGCTGGGACAGCCCCTTCAACCTCGGTGCGCATTGCGCCAAGGGGGCCTCGGTCCGCGAGCACACGCACGGCGAGCGGCGCCTCAAGTATCCCATGAAGAAGCAGAACGGCGAATGGGTCCGTATCTCGTGGGAGCAGGCGATCGACGAGATCGGCGACAAGATGCTCGACATCCGCGAGACCAGCGGCCCTGACAGCGTCTACTGGCTGGGTTCGGCGAAGCACTCGAACGAGCAGGCCTACCTGTTCCGCAAGTTCGCCGCCTACTGGGGCACGAACAACGTGGACCACCAGGCCCGCATCTGCCACTCGACCACCGTGGCCGGGGTTGCGAACACATGGGGCTACGGCGCCATGACCAACTCCTACAACGACATCCACAAGTCCCGTGCGATCTTCATCATCGGCGGCAACCCCGCCGAGGCGCACCCGGTCTCGCTCCAGCACGTGCTGCGTGCGAAGGAACAGAACAACGCGCCGCTGATCGTCTGCGATCCGCGCTTCACCCGCACCGCCGCACACGCGGACGAATACGTGCGGTTTCGTCCGGGCTCGGACGTGGCGCTGGTCTGGGGCCTGCTGTGGCACATCTTCGAGAACGGCTGGGAGGACCGCGAGTTCATCCGCACGCGTGTCTGGGGGATGGACGAGATCCGCAGCGAGGTCGCCAACTGGACGCCCGACGAGGTCGAGCGCGTCACCGGCGTGCCGGGCAGCCAGCTCGAGCGCGTGGCGCGGACGCTGGCCAACAACCGTCCGGGCACCGTGATCTGGTGCATGGGCGGCACCCAGCACACCAACGGCAACAACAACACCCGCGCCTACTGCATCCTGCAGCTCGCGCTGGGCAACATGGGCCAGGCCGGCGGCGGCACCAACATCTTCCGCGGCCATGACAACGTGCAGGGCGCCACGGACCTCGGGGTTCTGGCCGACACGCTGCCGGGCTACTACGGTCTCTCGGCGGGCTCCTGGGCCCACTGGGCGCGCGTCTGGGAAGAAGACCTCGACTGGCTCAAGGGGCGTTTCGACACGCTCAAGGGCAAGGACGGCAAGGACAAGGCGATGATGAACCTCACCGGCATCCCGGTGAGCCGCTGGTTCGACGGCGTTCTCGAGGCCAAGGAGAACATCGAGCAGCCCGACAACACGCGGGCCATGGTGTTCTGGGGCCACGCGCCGAACTCGCAGACACGCCTGCCCGAGATGAAGACGGCGATGGAGAAGCTCGACCTGCTGGTCGTGGTGGACCCGTATCCGACGGTCTCGGCGGTGCTGCACGACCGCACCGACGGCGTCTACCTGCTGCCGGCGGCCACGCAGTTCGAGACCTCGGGCTCGGTCACCGCGTCGAACCGGTCGCTGCAGTGGCGCCAGAAGATCGTCGACCCGATCTTCGAGTCGCTGCCCGACCATGTCATCATGCACAAGTTCGCCACCAAGTTCGGTTTCGCGGACCGCATGTTCCGCAACATCGAGGTGAACGGCGAGGAGCCCCTGATCGAGGACCTCACCCGCGAGTTCAACCGCGGCATGTGGACGATCGGCTACACCGGCCAGTCGCCCGAGCGGATGAAACTGCACATGGAGAACCAGCACACGTTCGACCGTACCAGCCTGCGGGCGGTGGGCGGCCCCTGTGACGGCGACTTCTACGGCATGCCCTGGCCCTGCTGGGGAACGCCCGAGATGAACCACCCGGGCACCGCCAACCTCTACGACATGTCGCTTCCGGTGAAGGACGGTGGTCTCACCTTCCGGGCCCGCTTCGGCGTGGAGCGCAACGGTGAGAACCTGCTGGCGGACGGCGTCTACTCGGTGGGCTCCGAGATCCAGGACGGATACCCGGAATTCACCATGCAGATGCTCATCGACCTCGGATGGGACGGCGATCTCACCGACGACGAGCGCGCGACCATCGAGCGCGTGGCAGGCTACGAGGCGCCGGCCGAGTCCTCGGATCAGGGGGATCAGGCCGTCGGAGAGACCTCGCAGCAGGGGGAGCGTCCGTCGGATTACGCCGGACAGGTCGGCAGCGTGAACTGGAAGACCGACATCTCGGGCGGCATCCAGCGGGTTGCCATCGACCATGGCTGCGCGCCCTTCGGCAACGCCAAGGCGCGGGCGGTCGTCTGGACCTTCCCGGACCCGGTGCCGATCCACCGCGAGCCGCTCTACACCAACCGTCGCGACCTGGTCGAGGACTACCCGACCTACGAGGACAAGCACTTCTGGCGCGTGCCGACCATGTACGCCTCGATCCAGAAGAACGACTTCTCGAAGGAGTTCCCGATCATCCTCACCTCGGGCCGACTGGTCGAGTACGAGGGCGGCGGCGACGAGACGCGGTCGAACCCGTGGCTGGCCGAGCTTCAGCAGGACATGTTCATCGAGATCAACCCGCGCGACGCCAACAACCTCGGTGTGCGGGACGGTTCGGATGTCTGGGTCGAAGGTCCCGAGGGCGGCAAGATCAAGGTCATGGCCATGGTCACCCCGCGGGTGGGCGAGGGCGTCGCCTTCATGCCCTTCCACTTCGGCGGTCACTACCAGGGCGAGGATCTCCGGTCCAAGTATCCGGACGGGGCCGATCCGATCGTGCTGGGCGAATCCACCAACACCGCGCAGACCTATGGCTACGACTCCGTGACGCAGATGCAGGAGACCAAGGCCACCCTCTGCAAGATCATGCCGGCGTAAGGAGACAGACATGGCACGAGCAAAATTTCTCTGCGATGCCGAACGCTGCATCGAGTGCAACGCCTGCGTCACCGCCTGCAAGAACGAGCATGAGGTGCCCTGGGGGATCAACCGCCGTCGCGTGGTGACGATCCAGGACGGCGAGCCGGGCGAGCGGTCGATCTCGGTCGCCTGCATGCACTGTTCCGACGCGCCCTGCATGGCGGTCTGTCCGGTGGACTGCTTCTACCAGACCGAAGACGGCATCGT belongs to Salipiger profundus and includes:
- a CDS encoding formate dehydrogenase subunit alpha, translated to MLRKKTNGVARRPQRTSILSEAGKASVDRRTFLRGSGLAIGGLAAVAATGGTVTRANAATAATGKVDIKKSVCTHCSVGCTVMAEVSDGVWIGQEPGWDSPFNLGAHCAKGASVREHTHGERRLKYPMKKQNGEWVRISWEQAIDEIGDKMLDIRETSGPDSVYWLGSAKHSNEQAYLFRKFAAYWGTNNVDHQARICHSTTVAGVANTWGYGAMTNSYNDIHKSRAIFIIGGNPAEAHPVSLQHVLRAKEQNNAPLIVCDPRFTRTAAHADEYVRFRPGSDVALVWGLLWHIFENGWEDREFIRTRVWGMDEIRSEVANWTPDEVERVTGVPGSQLERVARTLANNRPGTVIWCMGGTQHTNGNNNTRAYCILQLALGNMGQAGGGTNIFRGHDNVQGATDLGVLADTLPGYYGLSAGSWAHWARVWEEDLDWLKGRFDTLKGKDGKDKAMMNLTGIPVSRWFDGVLEAKENIEQPDNTRAMVFWGHAPNSQTRLPEMKTAMEKLDLLVVVDPYPTVSAVLHDRTDGVYLLPAATQFETSGSVTASNRSLQWRQKIVDPIFESLPDHVIMHKFATKFGFADRMFRNIEVNGEEPLIEDLTREFNRGMWTIGYTGQSPERMKLHMENQHTFDRTSLRAVGGPCDGDFYGMPWPCWGTPEMNHPGTANLYDMSLPVKDGGLTFRARFGVERNGENLLADGVYSVGSEIQDGYPEFTMQMLIDLGWDGDLTDDERATIERVAGYEAPAESSDQGDQAVGETSQQGERPSDYAGQVGSVNWKTDISGGIQRVAIDHGCAPFGNAKARAVVWTFPDPVPIHREPLYTNRRDLVEDYPTYEDKHFWRVPTMYASIQKNDFSKEFPIILTSGRLVEYEGGGDETRSNPWLAELQQDMFIEINPRDANNLGVRDGSDVWVEGPEGGKIKVMAMVTPRVGEGVAFMPFHFGGHYQGEDLRSKYPDGADPIVLGESTNTAQTYGYDSVTQMQETKATLCKIMPA